One window of the Triticum dicoccoides isolate Atlit2015 ecotype Zavitan chromosome 3B, WEW_v2.0, whole genome shotgun sequence genome contains the following:
- the LOC119277801 gene encoding extradiol ring-cleavage dioxygenase-like encodes MDTFFLSHGSPAICIDERIPAHGFFKSWLPAAVAGAQAPRAVLVVSAHWETDAPAVNVVHGTNDTIHDLQDLPDEMYKLRYPAPGAPGLARRTKELLEGAGFGPVSEEHGRGIDHGAWVPLMLMFPEADVPACQLSLQAGRDGAYHYALGTALAPLRDEGVLVLGSGTTTHNLRELGPLDAPVPQWAYDFDAWLRDALLDGRYDDVKRYKEKAPYGELAHPSPEHIYPLHVALGAAGDEARAELIHRSWTNATFSYSSYRFTNKI; translated from the exons ATGGACACCTTCTTCCTCTCGCACGGCTCGCCGGCGATCTGCATCGACGAGAGGATCCCGGCGCACGGCTTCttcaagtcgtggctgccagcggcggtGGCGGGCGCGCAGGCGCCGCGCGCCGTCCTGGTGGTGTCCGCTCACTGGGAGACGGACGCTCCGGCCGTCAACGTCGTCCACGGCACCAACGACACCATCCACGACCTGCAGGACCTCCCTGACGAGATGTACAAG CTGAGGTACCCTGCGCCGGGCGCGCCGGGCCTGGCCAGGAGGACTAAGGAGCTCCTGGAGGGCGCCGGGTTCGGGCCGGTGAGCGAGGAGCACGGCCGCGGGATCGACCACGGCGCGTGGGTGCCGCTGATGCTCATGTTCCCGGAGGCCGACGTCCCGGCGTGCCAGCTCTCCCTGCAGGCCGGCCGCGACGGCGCCTACCACTACGCCCTCGGCACGGCGCTGGCGCCCCTCAGGGACGAAGGCGTCCTCGTCCTCGGCTCCGGCACCACCACGCACAACCTCAGAGAGTTGGGCCCTCTCGATGCGCCGGTGCCGCAGTGGGCCTACGACTTCGACGCCTGGCTCAGGGACGCGCTCCTGGACGGGAG GTACGACGACGTGAAGCGATACAAGGAGAAGGCGCCCTACGGCGAGCTTGCGCACCCTTCGCCGGAGCACATCTACCCGCTGCACGTCGCGCTGGGCGCCGCCGGGGATGAGGCCAGGGCGGAGCTGATCCACCGCAGCTGGACCAACGCCACCTTCTCCTACTCTTCTTACCGTTTCACCAACAAGATTTGA